Proteins encoded within one genomic window of Xylophilus sp. GOD-11R:
- a CDS encoding aromatic ring-hydroxylating dioxygenase subunit alpha yields the protein MGHLPVLLLNIAFDEPPMIDLDSYRDPARHLDEQRGLFARCWHFAGMLYELDGTAHIGVPVAGVELLLQRDREGRPRAFRNVCSHRHSQLCGHGVHRRPVRCPYHGWVYDREGVPVGIPQPQAFPAVVADPTAHRLHEYACEAVGQFVFVRIAAEGPSLADYLGSEHAFLLRASSGMTATLSEFSEDVPANWKVLIENSLEGYHVPAVHNQTFMQVDGMQSGIEAASNHFVEPLHSYMEHAAEPGWLRRFARSMEPRIGRWAWRFEHYTHHHIFPNLTVTSFMGYSFHVQVFQPVDVTTTRVHSRTVGVGFEGQDAYGEKIIAKIYEDNHGFTKQVFDEDGAICTRVQAGLAQAERLALFGEGIEDRVRYFHTAWLHAAGSTAGR from the coding sequence GTGGGACACCTGCCTGTACTTCTACTGAACATCGCCTTCGACGAGCCGCCGATGATCGACCTCGACAGCTACCGCGACCCCGCCCGGCACCTGGACGAACAGCGGGGCCTGTTCGCCCGCTGCTGGCATTTCGCCGGCATGCTCTACGAACTCGATGGCACCGCGCACATCGGCGTGCCGGTGGCGGGCGTGGAGCTGCTGCTGCAGCGCGACCGCGAAGGCCGGCCGCGAGCCTTTCGCAACGTGTGCTCGCACCGGCATTCGCAGCTCTGCGGCCACGGCGTGCACCGCCGCCCGGTGCGCTGCCCCTACCACGGCTGGGTGTACGACCGCGAAGGCGTGCCGGTCGGCATTCCGCAGCCGCAGGCCTTCCCCGCCGTGGTCGCCGACCCCACTGCCCACCGGCTGCACGAATACGCCTGCGAGGCCGTCGGCCAGTTCGTCTTCGTACGCATCGCCGCCGAGGGCCCGTCGCTCGCCGACTACCTGGGCAGCGAACATGCCTTCCTGCTGCGGGCCTCCTCCGGCATGACCGCGACCCTCTCCGAGTTCTCCGAGGACGTCCCCGCCAACTGGAAGGTGCTGATCGAGAACTCGCTCGAGGGCTACCACGTGCCTGCCGTGCACAACCAGACCTTCATGCAGGTCGACGGCATGCAGAGCGGCATCGAGGCGGCGAGCAACCATTTCGTCGAGCCGCTGCATTCGTACATGGAGCATGCCGCCGAGCCCGGCTGGCTGCGCCGCTTCGCCCGCAGCATGGAGCCGCGCATCGGCCGCTGGGCCTGGCGCTTCGAGCACTACACGCACCACCACATCTTTCCCAACCTCACCGTCACCTCCTTCATGGGCTACAGCTTTCATGTGCAGGTGTTCCAGCCGGTGGACGTGACCACCACCCGGGTGCATTCACGCACCGTCGGCGTCGGCTTCGAGGGGCAGGACGCGTACGGCGAAAAGATCATCGCGAAGATCTACGAGGACAACCACGGCTTCACCAAACAGGTGTTCGACGAGGACGGCGCCATCTGCACGCGGGTACAGGCCGGGCTGGCGCAGGCCGAGCGGCTGGCGCTGTTCGGCGAGGGCATCGAAGACCGGGTG